The nucleotide window TATACCGCTGCAATCCCTCCGGTTGTTTCGTTGCGGGTTCTTCAAGGACTTGTGCAATTAAAGGCTCGTCTCCGTTGTAGATCAGTAACCCGTCCGGTTTCATTCCCGCTGCAATCTCGGCTTTGGCTCTGGCAATCTCCAATCTCGACCCCAGTTGCAGCAGATGAGATTCACCAATATTGGTAATGATCGCTACATCAGGCCGCGCAATAACCGATAAATCGTTAATTTCCCCGCGACCACTCATACCCATCTCCAAAATGATAATCTCTGTATCCGGGTCCATGCTTAGTACAGTCAATGGTAAACCAATATGGTTGTTGAAGTTTCCTTGTGTCTTGTGCACTTTGAACGTCGTCGAGAGAATCGCATCCACGATGTCCTTCGTTGTCGTCTTGCCGTTACTGCCTGTAATGCCAACAACAGCAGCTTTATTCTCCGTTAGATAGGCAGATGCGAGTGCTTGCAGTGCGACAAGTGTGTCGTCAACAACAATGACAGCTCCTTGTGGCGGAATACCATGATCCTTTTGCCAGATCGCTCCTGCGGCACCCTTCTCTAGACAGGCTTGCACAAATTCGTGTCCGTCAAACCTTTCACCCACTAGCGGGATAAACAAGCTGCCTCCCAGGGGTTTACGCGAATCGGTAAACACCCCTTCGACCATTACATTGCCATGAGCAGCAACGTCACTTAATGTTCCTCCACACATCTCGGCCAATTGTGCCAATGTTCTTTTTATCAATTGGATTTGCCCCTTATCGCTTCTTTGGCTATGATTCGGTCATCAAAATCGGTTTTGGTTGTGCCGATAATCTGATAGGTCTCGTGACCCTTGCCCGCAATCAATACTACATCGGCTGGGCTTGCCATTTCAATAGCTTCATGAATCGCTTGGCGCCGATCCACAATCATCGTATAACGTTCAGCAGGAACGGATTCTTCAATCAGGCCCTGTTCAATGTCTTTGAGAATCAGATCCGGATCTTCTGTCCGTGGATTATCAGATGTGACGAGTACAAAATCACTATACTTCGCAGCAATCTTACCCATGAGAGGTCGTTTGGTACGGTCTCTGTCACCACCACACCCAAACACACAGATTACACGTCCTTCAGCAAATTCCTTCACTGTCCGCAGTACATTCTCCAGTCCATCCGGTGTATGGGCATAATCGACAATAACAGCAAATGGCTGTCCTTCGTCCACTCCTTCAACACGTCCATCCACACCCGGAACCGTCTCCAGACTGCGCTTGATCTCCTCCAGTGGAACGCCTTCCACCAGCGCTGCAGATATTGCTGCCATCGCATTGTACACATTGAATTTACCTACCATGCGCAAGCGGATATCCGTGCTGCCTGCAAATGTATCCACGTGGAAAGAAGTCCCCTGAGAGGTAATTGAGATTTGGGATGCGCGCACATCTGCCTCTTCACCCATGCCATATGTAATCACTTCAGCCGCAGTCACAGAGATGAAATAAGCCGCAGCTGGATCATCTGCATTGATGACAGCGAATTTACGCTGTGAAGCATCTTCGGTATATCCGTTACCCAATCGTGCAAAGAACAACCCTTTGGCCCCGCGATATTCCTCCATGGAATGGTGGTAGTCCAAATGATCCTGCGTCAGGTTAGTGAATACCGCAGTACGGAAATTCGTCCCCTTTACTCGCCCTTGTTCCAGTGCGTGAGAAGAAACTTCCATAACACAGCAGTCCGTCCCCTTCTGAACCATATCATGCAGACTACGCTGCAGATCAAGCGCCTCTGGTGTCGTTCCTGACATCGGGTAGGTGCGACCGTCATACCGCATTTGAATGGTACCAATTAATCCCGTCTTGTGTCCAAAATCGCTCATGATTTTTTCAATCAAATAGGTGGTCGTTGTTTTGCCGTTCGTTCCCGTTACACCAATCATATTCATCTTCTGGCTTGGCGAGTCAAAAAAGAAATCTGCCAGAACAGCCATCGCAAACCGACTGTCCTTCACCAGCAATTGTGGCACAGGCAGATCCAGCTGACGTTCAACCACCAATGCAACTGCACCGGCATTGACGGCTTTTTCTGCATAATCATGACCATCTACCGTATGTCCCGGAAGACAGATAAACAGATCACCCGGTTTTACCTGCCGGGAATCTGTCTGAAGGTTTTGGCATTCTGTATTCAATTCGCCCACGAGACGGGCGGTGGTCAGCATCGATGCAAATTGTTTTAAAAGCACATGAATAACCTCACTTTTCCAATTATACTTCTGTTTTAGCATATGTCTGTATTTATTAATATCGTCAATACAATCAAATAATGAAACGCGTTAGGATGAATTTTGTTGCGCTTGAAGCCACAAACTGCTCCAAAGCCGCATTATTCATCCTTCGTATGATCATGCGCATCGTTCAGAACATCCCCCATGTAAATGCGGATGGTTGAACCCTGATCTACCCTTGCCCCAGGCTTAGGTGCCTGATTAATCACGTATTTGCCACTGCCGGACTTCGCCAGCATAAAATTCATGTTCAGGTCTTCATACAGATCCTCGACTGTTGCTCCTGTCAGATCTGGAACTGTCACGATTTTGGTCTCACCATATTTGTATTCTTTGGCGACCTGATCCTTCCGAACAGGAACATTCATGTAATGCAGCGCATCTTCGAGGATGTTCTGTACAATTGGGGCGGCAACCACACCTCCGAACTGAATTCCTTTGGGATTATCCACTGCGGTATAGACTACAATCTGAGGGTCATCTGCCGGTGCAAATCCGATAAAGGATACGATATGCTCGGTTGAGGAATAACGTCCGTTGATGACCTTCTGGGCTGTACCTGTTTTGCCACCGACCCGGTATCCATCAATGAATGCCGGACGCCCAGTACCTTTCGCGACAACACTCTCGAGTGCTTCACGTACTTGCTTGGATGTATTCTCCGAGATCACCTGACGAACCAGCTCCGGCTTGGCTTCTTCCATCACTTCTCCCGTAACCGGATGGACCCACGCTTTCGTAACATATGGCTTGTAAAGTTTACCCCCATTGATGGCCGCTGACACAGCCGCTACTTGTTGAATAGGCGTAACGGATACACCTTGACCAAAAGCAGTTGTTGCAAGTTCGACAGGTCCTACTCTGGACAGTTTGAACAAAATCCCACTGGCTTCTCCACTGAGGTCAATTCCCGTTTTGGTACCGAAGCCAAAGTCTTTAATATAGGAGAAGAGCGATTCTTTTCCCAGTCTCTGCCCCAGAGCTACAAATCCCGGGTTGCATGAGTTCTCTACAACTTGCAGGAAAGTCTGACTTCCGTGGCCGCCCTTTTTCCAGCAACGCAGACGCGCTCCACCCACCTCAACATATCCGGGATCAAAAAATTGATCCTGTTGCAGATTGACCTTTTTCTCTTCAAGCGCTGCTGCCAAGGTAATGATCTTGAATGTGGAACCCGGTTCGTAGGTCATCCAGATTGGTAAATTCCGATTGTATATCTCCGCGGGATATTGCTGATAATCGGCCGGTTCGTATCCCGGCCTGCTCGACATACCCAAAATTTCACCCGTTTTGGGATTCATCGCTATAGCCAGTGCTGAGTTCGCTTGGAACTTTACCATGGCCTGGTCCAGTTCTCTCTCCATGATGGACTGAATGGATTTATCAATGGTCAGCTTGAGGTTAAGGCCGTCCTTCGGTTCCACATACTTCTCGGATGAGCCCGGCATTAGCCTTCCGGCCGCATCGGACAAGTAGGACACACTGCCATTCAAACCATTCAGCTTATCATCATATTTCTTCTCAACACCCGTTAAGCCTTGATTATCAATCCCCGTAAATCCGAGAATATGGGCTGCCAGATCATCATAGGGATAAAAGCGTTTATTATCCTCAGCAACAACGATACCCGGAAGCTTCAAATCACGGATGCGCTGAGCTTTATCCATCGTAATTTTGCGGCCGCCGGGTTGTAATCGTACAATGAGTTCTCGTTTCTTGATGGTTGCCAGCACTTTCTCTTCCGTCATCCCCAGCAATGGAGCCAGCGCTCTGGCTGTTGTCTCAGCTTCCTTGACTTGTGCCGGGATAGCCATAATGGTCGGTGTTGTCACATTATAGGCCAGAGAGGTTCCATTTCGATCAAGGATCTCTCCTCGCTTGGCAGAGTAAGGAATATTACGACGCCAAGATTCTTCTGCTTTTGCTGACAATTCAGGGCCTTGCCCGAGCTGTACATAAGCAAGCCTGATCACCAAGGCCGAAAATAATAAAACTAAAAATACTAAACTCCATAGCAACCTGCGACGCAGATTTACGCTTGATCCCTTCACGAAAAGATCCCCCCACTCGTCCCAAAATCATGATCTCGTTCCATTCATGAATATTCAGGACAACCGGGGGTTAGAACAAGCTGTCAGAGCTCCCTATGGTAGTGAAGCTCCATTTGTTGCTGGTTCATCAGAGGATTCGGATTCACTGGCAGGAGCCTTATTGTTATCTGTTTCGTCTTTTCCGTCGGTTTTACCTTCTGCTCCCGAAACGTCTGGTTCCTTCTCTTCGGTTTCTGAGGACGGATCAGAAGAGACTGGAGCCTCATCCGCTATGCCGGTGACTGCGGCTTTGGCAGTCTGCAAATTCAACTGTACGGTTCTCTGCTCACCTGCTACTTGCTCAGTTTGCTTCACCACATACCCTTCACCCTTGACCGTTACTCCCACTTTCATGAGAGAAAGCACTTCAAGAGCATCCCGGAGAGATTCACCTGTTAGATCAGGAACCTTCATCTTGCTGCTTTCTTCCGTAAGCAGATAGATTCGTTGACCTGGATTCATGGATGCTCCAGCAACAGGGTACTGCCTAATCACATTATCACCTTGACCAAGAGTTACATAAGCAATACCTGCGCTTAGAAGTTGGCTTCTGGCCTGTTTGGCTGTCTTGCCACTCAGGTCAGGTGCCTTGGCTTGCACGACAGGCACTTCTTTTGACTTTTTGTCAGCGGTTTTAGCTGTATCCTTGGGAACTCCCATATATTGAAGAGTTTGGCTCACGATTTTTTTGAATACCGGGGCAGCCGCAGTTCCTCCCCCAATGTTGGTTCCGTCCGGTTGGTCAATGACAACAAGTATAGCAATCTTCGGATTATTCACGGGTGCAAATCCAATAAACGATACAACGTCTTTCGACTTACTGTACTGCCCGTTAACGACCTTCCTTGCTGTACCCGTCTTACCAGCTACACGGTAACCTTCAATATAGGCGTTACGACCCGTACCAATCGTTTGGTCTGCAACCACTTGTTCCAGATAACCGCTCACCAGTTTGGAAGATTCTTTGGAGATCACCTGACGAACAACTTTGGGTTTGATCACTTCCGTGGTCCCATCATTCGGATTCTTGATCTCCTTCACCAGGTGTGGCTCAAGTAACTTACCGCCGTTAGCAATCGCAGAGATTGCTGCGACCTGTTGAATTGGTGTTACCTGTACAAGACCATGACCGTAAGCTGCGGTAGCAATCTCGGATTTGTAGACCAGTGGCTTGATCGGTGAAGCAGCTTCACTCGGCAGATCAATACCTGTCTTTTTGCCAAAACCGAATTCGTCTATGTAATGACGCAGACGTTCACCACCAAGCATGTTGTAACCCAAGTTAACAAAGGCAATGTTACTTGACCGTTTGACACCCTCGAGATAAGAGATCCAACCATAGGAATGACCGTTATCACTAATCGGGAAACCGCCAATATACATGCGCTTGGACTCAAAACTTGCATTGGGATCGAAGAGTTTTTCTTCCACAGCCCCTGCCAGTGTAACGATTTTGAATGTAGAACCCGGCTCATAGATGGATTGCGTCGCATGATTAATAAAGTTCTTTTGATCAGGTGTGCTCCCATACGTATTAGGGTTAAAGGTTGGCCAGTTCGCCATCCCCAGAATCTCCATCGTGTTCGGGTCCGCGGCAATAACCGTCATGCTCAGTGGGTTATACTTGGCGACCGCTTCTTTCATTGCATCCTCAATGTAGAACTGGATCGTATCATCGATGGTCAGCGTGAGGTTTTTCCCGTTCTGAGGTGGCAGATAGTTATCCTGTGAATCCGGAAGTTTAATGCCTTTGGCATCCTTCTGATAATTCAGATACCCGTCTGTACCTGTCAGTGCTTCATCATAAGAGACTTCGAGTCCATTGACAGCTTTCCCGTCACGGCTCATATATCCCAAGAGATGAGAAGCAAGTGTTTCTTCAGGGTAAAAACGCTTCGACTCTTGAGCCATTACGATTGCATTACGCGCCTTATATTCATCTTGCAGTTCTTCACGCAGCTCATTGACTTTTGCGGCAAGCTCAGGACTGATTTTATATCCTTCACTGCGCACTTCACGTTGCTGATAGAAAATTCCATCTTTATTTTTGGCTGTGACCAGAGCACGCATCTCACTCTCATTTTTCCCTAAAAGGGTAGAGAGTCTCTCCGTGACAACATCCTGTATGCCGAGTTCATCGATCAAGAGGGGATTGACCGAAACCGTGTATGCAGGCGCATCGGTAGCCAAAACGTTACCATTGCGATCCGTAATCGTACCACGCGCAGCCTTAATCGTCTGTTCCCGCTCTACCAGACCAGCCGCCCGTTCCTGCCATACACCGCCATTCACAACTTGAATGAAAAAGATTCGGGTTACGAGTACAAGAAAAAAGAGGGTAATACATCCCCCTATTAGCAACGTGCGCATCTTTATTCTTTTTATCATCGGAACACCTCTTTACTTACTGCTTGCTGTATTCGAGGACGATTCAGTACCTGTTGATTTCGTACTTGTTGAGCGAGGTACAAAAATGACATCCTTACCTGAAGCTTCAACGTACCCAAGTTGTTTTGCATTTTCGATGACCTGGTTATTCAAAGTTTCTTTTTCCACTTGCAGGTCTGCAATCGTCTTCTCATACCCCTTGATATCCGAAATAGTGGACTGTGCCTGCTTGTTCAGATCATAGATATGAGCATAACGAGACATCAAAGCTCCTCCAACAAGGATCACTGCAACCAAGGTAATCAGATATAAGACCTTCTCGCGTGCCGGAAGACCCGTACGACGGGTCACCACTTTGGTGGTTTCTTTGTATCGTTGCTGGGTCACACGTTCCTGGGACGCTTTTTCTTTTACAGCGAGATTACCACGTGTATATGCCATACTCCGATTCTCTCCTCCACTCTTGATCTACAATTTCTCGGCTACGCGCAGCTTGGCTGAACGAGCACGTGAATTTTCGGCCAATTCCGTTTCCGTTGGAATCAGCGGTTTTCTGTTAATTAAACGCAGGGACCCCTTGCCCCCACATACACACAATGGAAAATCGGGTGGACATGTACATTTCTCCAGATAACTGCTTAAAATCTGTTTACATATCCGATCCTCAAGGGAGTGGAAGGTAATAACAGATACACGTCCTCCTGGTGCCAGACAACGAACAGCCTGATGTAGGCCTTCTTCAAACGCCCCCAACTCATCGTTGACGGCAATCCGTAATGCCTGGAAGCTGCGTTTGGCAGGATGTCCACCGGTACGGCGAGCTGCGGCCGGTATGCCTTCCTTGATCAGTTCCACTAGTTCACCAGTCGTCTCAATGGTAGCCTGAGCTCGTTTTCCGACGATAACACGAGCAATTCTTCTCGAAAACTTCTCTTCGCCATAGCGATACAAAATTCGAGCAATCTCTTCTTCTGGCCATTCATTCACAATCTCTTTGGCCGTCAGCATTGCATCCTGGTCCATTCGCATATCGAGCGGAGCATCGTGATTGTAGCTGAATCCACGTTCTCCTTCATCAAATTGCGGAGATGACACACCCAAGTCGTACAAGATACCATCGACCTGTGGTACGCCATCCTTCATCGGTACATCCAGATCCTTGAGTACCTGTTCCAGATCTCTAAAATTGGTTTTCACCAATGTTACACGTTCTCCATAGGCAGCGAGCTTCTCGCGAGCATTATCCAAAGCCCAATCATCCTGATCAAGTGCGATCAGACGTCCCCCTGGACCGAGCTTGGAAGCAATCACGGAGCTATGTCCGCCACCGCCTAAAGTGCAGTCCACGTATATACCGTCCTGCTTGATGTTTAATCCCTCTGTTGCCTCTTCTTTGAGTACGGTTATGTGGTGAAACAACCTGCACCCCTCCTGACTTTATAAATCAAAATTAAAATCGACCAGCTTTTCGGCAATGTCGTTGAATGCTTCTTCGGATTGATTGAAATAACTCTCCCATATGCCTTTGCTCCAAATCTCCACCCGGTTCGACACGCCAAGAACTACACAATCCTTGTCCAGCTTGGCATACTCTCTTAAATTGCCCGGCAGATTTACCCTGCCCTGTTTGTCCAGTTCACATTCGGTTGCACCCGAGAAAAAAAATCGGGTAAACGCACGTGCATCAGATTTCATCAATGGCAGTGCTTTGAGCTTCTGTTCCATGACCCCCCACTCCTCCATGGGGTACACGAAAAGACACTGGTCCAAACCCCGTGTGACAACGAAAGAAGGTCCCAGAGATTCGCGGAATTTAGCCGGAATGATAACCCGACCCTTATCATCAATGCTATGTTGGAACTCCCCCATAAACATTGGCCCACTCACTCCTCACCTGTTTCTCCCACTTTGCCCCACTTTCCACCACCTAAGCATAATAGATTCGCACAAAAAAATCAAAACCCTTCTTGCATTCTTTGATTTTTTGTTTTTTTAGCATAAAAAAACGTCTTTGATCCTGTCACTCAGGATCAAAGACGTTTCCCGTATACGGGCAATCGTATGTCTACCGCACATGAGCCATATCATCAATAAACCATTCTATACCTTTTGAATCATTTCATCAGCTTGTAATTATTGGATAGTGCTTAAAATTTCCAGCTATCCAGGTATCTTTCCTGTTCTGCTGACAAGGAATCAATGCCAATATTCAGGCTTTCAAGTTTATAGCTGGCAACCTGTTGGTCGATATCATAAGGTACATTAACAACGTTTTTACCTAGTTCAGCATAATTTTCACTCACATAACGCAGACCAAGCGCCTGTAGAGCAAACGTCGTATCCATGATTTCGGCAGGGTGACCATCTGCTGCACCCAGGTTCACCAGACGACCCTCTGCAAGAAGGTACATTTTACGACCATCTTTGAAACGATATTCCTCAATATTGCGGCGAACTGTGCGAATTGATTCCGAACGTCTAGCCAGTTCAGGTTTATTCACTTCAACATCAAAGTGACCTGCATTGCTCAGGATTGCTCCGTCCTTCATCACATCGTAATGTTCACCCGTGATAACATCCTTATTACCTGTAACTGCGATAAAGAAATCGCCCAACTTGGCAGCTTCCACCATCGTCATGACCCGGAATCCGTCCATGTGTGCTTCTACCGCTTTGATTGGATCAATCTCGGTTACGATCACATTTGCTCCAAGACCTTTGGCGCGCATTGCTACCCCTTTACCACACCAGCCATATCCGGCTACTACTACATTTTTCCCTGCTATAACCAGATTGGTTGTACGAATAATACCGTCAAATGCGGATTGACCTGTGCCATAACGATTATCAAACAGATATTTGCAGTATGCGTCATTAACTGCCACCATCGGGAATTTCAATTGGCCTTCTTTCGCCAACGCTTTCAAACGAATAATGCCCGTTGTCGTTTCTTCTGCTCCTCCGCGAATCGTCGCTGCGAGGTCAGGACGCTCGGATGCAATAATGGTTGCGAAGTCTCCGCCATCATCAATAATGAGATCAGGTTTCACCTCAAGTGCACGAAGCTGCAGTGATTTGAATTCCGCAGGTTCCGGGTTGTACTTCGCATATACGGTAACGCCATCCTCTACCAATGCTGCGCATACATCATCTTGTGTAGACAATGGGTTACTGTGCGTAATCGTTACTTCTGCCCCGCCGGCTTGGATCACTTTTGCCAAGTAAGCTGTTTTTGCCTCCAGATGAAGACAAATAGCAACCTTCAAACCTTTAAAAGGAAGATCCTGTTCAAACTGGCGACGAATACGGTTCAATACCGGCATGTGCGCCTCTACCCAATCAATTTTCAAATGACCCTCTGAAGCGAGTCCCATATCTTTAACAATACTGTTTTGCAATGCAGGTGTAGTCATTTCACGTCCTCCTCGTTTATGTGTTTCTTCTATTATAAAGGGTCTCTACAGTGCAATAACCTTGTGCTCTCCACGGAATTCGCTTGAAGCCTTAATCAGTTCATCGATCCACTCGGTGCCATAACGATTCAGGTAAAAGAGTGCATTATGTACTCTTTCCTGCGGTTTGCCCGTCGGGAATAGAGAGTTTTGAATGCCGTTCCAATGCCTTAGACTTACATTATGTTTATCTTCAATGGCTTTGTGAGTCTGCTGCTTGAGATACTGCATTTGCTCGTTAATTTTACTCAAGTTGGTATCTCCAATTCGTTCCAACCCCGGATGAATCTCCGATATCTCATCCAACAATGGACCATACAGATCCAAAAACGCTTCTTGAGCCTTGGAAAATTGTTCCTCTACCTGGAATGTCTCCTGCTGTGCGAGCCACTGTTCCTTCTTGTCTTCCATATGATATTGAACATCCTGAAAAGAAAGTCCATATTGCTTCATATGTTTATCATGAATATCTTCCATAACGGTGAAAGACAAGCGTGGCAACAAAATAGGCATTTGCAGTCCGAACTGACGGAACGCTTCGCGAGTCAAACCCCAATATGAAATTTCACCTTGACCCAAAATAACAGCGGCTACTGGTAGAACGGAATCCTGCATCAATGGCCGCGTCAATACGTTGTTACTGAAGCGCTCGGGATGTTCTTCCAGTTCCTGAAGCAGACGCTCCTCTGTGAAAGAAACCAGCCCTTTACGATCACCATACAAGCCATCCTTAAGCAGCAAAAGCAAACGTGTGCCTTCATGAATATAAAACAGATTGGCTCCATCCTCAGCCACTTCGGCAGGCATAGCATAACCAGCTTGTTGTACCAACGAAGATCCTTGTGTGTAAGCGTTACGTAACACTTCATTTTGTCGGATGAGCCGTTCAAATACGGGCTGTTCCAGCCTGCGTAAGTCCGGATCTGATGCATCCATTAGTACAAGTCCACTGCTGGCAAACAAAGCGGATATCATGCGGGCAAAGGCATCACTCAGATTCGAACTGGATTGATGGATCTCAGTAATGCATTTCATCAATCCTGGTTTATGTATCGTATCAGGCAACAGATGTTCAACCTGCTCGAGTACACTCATCCACTGCTGCGTATCCACATGAACATTACTCACAGAATCCCTTCCTGTGAATCGTCCTTGCAACTTGACTTTCTTCATGTCTCCCTGGTGATCAGGCAGATACGTATGGTTAACTTCATCCCAGTCATGGTCTTCACCCGCGATCCAGAATACTGGAACTACCGGGCGTTGAAGTCTTTCTTCGGCTTCACGCGCAGCTGCCACTACGCTGGCGGCTTTGTATATGACAAACAGTGGTCCGGTTAGCAAACCACTTTGCTGTCCTCCTGTAACCACCAATGCACCTTGTTCTGCAAGACGTGTGATAGACGCATGAACCTCTCCATGGTCGTTCACCCGTTTATTATATATACGTAAATACTCTGCCAGATCAAGACGATCAATACGTGTGTTTTCCGATTGGTCCAGCCACTCGGCACGTGCCTGAAGTCCTGATTCCCAGCGAATGTCATACTCGTAAAGGACACGCGCAGCATCTCTTGAACAGATATAATCTTCTGCAAGTCTTGATCCGCTGCGGAGTGCCTCGGTAATACCGTTCATGAGGTCTGCCTCCTATTCTGCTTCAAAGAGCCTTTCTTGATTGTACCGAATTCAGGGGCGCTTCGTCAAAAGAAAG belongs to Paenibacillus sp. FSL H8-0079 and includes:
- the bshC gene encoding bacillithiol biosynthesis cysteine-adding enzyme BshC, whose product is MNGITEALRSGSRLAEDYICSRDAARVLYEYDIRWESGLQARAEWLDQSENTRIDRLDLAEYLRIYNKRVNDHGEVHASITRLAEQGALVVTGGQQSGLLTGPLFVIYKAASVVAAAREAEERLQRPVVPVFWIAGEDHDWDEVNHTYLPDHQGDMKKVKLQGRFTGRDSVSNVHVDTQQWMSVLEQVEHLLPDTIHKPGLMKCITEIHQSSSNLSDAFARMISALFASSGLVLMDASDPDLRRLEQPVFERLIRQNEVLRNAYTQGSSLVQQAGYAMPAEVAEDGANLFYIHEGTRLLLLLKDGLYGDRKGLVSFTEERLLQELEEHPERFSNNVLTRPLMQDSVLPVAAVILGQGEISYWGLTREAFRQFGLQMPILLPRLSFTVMEDIHDKHMKQYGLSFQDVQYHMEDKKEQWLAQQETFQVEEQFSKAQEAFLDLYGPLLDEISEIHPGLERIGDTNLSKINEQMQYLKQQTHKAIEDKHNVSLRHWNGIQNSLFPTGKPQERVHNALFYLNRYGTEWIDELIKASSEFRGEHKVIAL